TGGCATGAAATGGCCACACATTTACATGGACACTCTCTGAAAATTAATGCATAATGGCAGAGGAGAGGCGATAATAGTTGCCTCACCCATTAATTTTGAGGGACTTGTGGCGTGTCTCTACTTGCCGAGTGTAACATTACATATGTTCTGTGGTAATGGAGATATGAAACCTCCATTACTGTAGCATGCGACTTTTCCAAATGAATCCCCaacctaaaaaattaaaattaagcatctGTTAGATCAATgatatgtttggttttaattaTCATACATATTTGTTCAGAAAACTATTCAGATAACGCTGTATTCAAGAATAATGGTATAATGCTTTTCCTTGGCAGCATACATCAGTGTCTAATACAATGTGGAGTGTGTGCACTTAGTTGAGTAATCAGATTCTGCAAAGTGTGCATTTGTTAAGGAATCCTCATTTGTGGTTCCACTGtcaatagttttattttacccAGTTTTGTGGACTGAGTCCATCAGCAGTTGTGGTAGCTTTAATGACATTATTAGTCTTTTAATTGTTCTTTTTGCGCAGATATGTCGCAGTTGGCAACGAACCATTCCTTACATCCTATAACAACTCATTTGTGAACACAACATTCCCAGCTCTTCAGAACATTCAGAACGCCCTAAATGAAGCTGGGGTTGGGGACTCCATTAAAGCAACTGTGCCTTTGAATGCTGATGTTTATGGTTCACCAGAAAACAACCCTGTGCCATCAGCTGGAAGGTTCCGGACAGATATTAGTGATCAAATGAGCCAGATTGTTAAGTTCTTAAACCAAAACAAGGCGCCCTTCACTGTAAACATCTATCCTTTCTTGAGTCTCTATGCTAACGAAAACTTCCCGGTTGATTATGCCTTCTTTGATGGGGTGAGTAATCCCATTGTTGATAATGGAATTTCATACAGCAATGTCTTTGATGCCAATTTTGACACCTTGGTTTCAGCACTAAAAGCACTGGGGTATGGTGATATGACCATTATTGTAGGGGAGGTGGGGTGGCCGACAGATGGAGACAAAAATGCCAACATAAATTATGCTTTGAGGTTCTATCGAGGTCTTTTACCAAGACTTGCAGGAAATAAAGGTACCCCTCTTCGGCCTGGTTATATAGAAGTTTACTTGTTTGGCCTTATTGACGAGGATGCCAAGAGCATAGCTCCAGGTAATTTTGAGCGCCACTGGGGAATCTTCAGGTATGATGGACAACCTAAGTTCCCTATGGACTTGTCTGGACAACAATCAGACAAGTATCTTGTGGGTGCACAGAATGTGAACTACCTTCCTACAAAATGGTGCATGCTTAGGCCAGACGCCAATGACCTAAGCAAACTTGCggacaatattaattatgcttgTACGTTTTCAGACTGCACAGCGCTTGGTTTTGGTTCTTCCTGCAATGGATTAGATGCCAATGGAAATGCATCGTATGcatttaatatgtattttcaGGTCCAGAATCAAAGAGATTTGACCTGCAATTTTCAGGGTCTAGCCATGGTGactgataaaaatatatctcagGGGAACTGCAATTTCACCATTCAGATAGCTACCTCATCTTCTTCAAGATTGGCGCAGGTGTCTCTGGCATTTTTGACAGCTATCACTTTACTATTGCTATAGATTCCTTTATGTAGATACCTCACATGAACTACTTTCTATATCCATTTTCAGTTAGTGATTTGTTTTGAGAGTATTGGGTATTGACAGTTGAATCGAATTTACAATAACTTGGGATATTCTTCTCTGTTTAAGAGCATCTATAACAGAAATGAAACATTGATGTGTGTGTTGCTCGTTTTTAGTAGTAGTGAATCTCTCTTTTTTAGgttgtttcttcttctatttatGTGCCGTAAATCCAAAATTGTGCTCTAAGAGGTGCGCCTAGAAGAGAAATGGAAACCTTCATCGTAATTTGAAAAACTCAAAAGACTTGATGATGGGATGGAGGTGTGATTGTGCCAGTGGTCTGTATTGTTCCTAAGCTGTGTCAGcatattttgttatatggCGATGAGTTGGAGAGCTTCAAGTGGAAAATCTTTGATACAGAGAAGAAATTGAGGGTTGAGAGAGTCCTCAAAGAGAGAACAGACAGACCGTTGTTCTGGTGGCAAAAGCTTATCAGGTGCAGTGTCCACATTAATTTAGGGAATACTCCTCAAAAAGGTGGATTGGAGCTTTTCATAATTCAGGAAGAAGAGGAACAAAAGTTTCAAATCTTTTGTGATagtaatgatgatgataatgaatCATTTGGGGAGATGTCAAAACAAAACCATCCTCATCCTGTACACCAAAAAAAAGGAATCAACCCTATCTATCTCAAAACAATCAGTTAGATGGACAAATGCGCAGCCtcaataaaatcatgattatTCTTGTGTTGTACAGAAGTAAACGGATGTAGCATCTGCTTTAGCTTGGGAAGAGGGggaagaaaatattgattgagGGTTTGAAATGAGAGAATCATAAATTATCGTGCTCTATGACTTGTGCCCCTCTCCACTCTTCACCAGGGTTCAAAGTGAGCGGAACCAAGATGGACGCAGGGCCTGTGCATATAAAATACTCATTCTCATTCCTGTACTTGTCAGAATATGAACCTGGGCTGGACAAGTATATTTCCTCGAAACCCATTC
This Sesamum indicum cultivar Zhongzhi No. 13 linkage group LG5, S_indicum_v1.0, whole genome shotgun sequence DNA region includes the following protein-coding sequences:
- the LOC105162454 gene encoding glucan endo-1,3-beta-glucosidase 8; translation: MSRFCLFIYLLLFCGVLYKGLVVESLGVNWGTMATHKLPPKVVVQMLTDNGIKKVKLFDADQSTMSALAGTGVEVMVAIPNDQLSAMGSYDRAKEWVKRNITRYNFNGGVTIKYVAVGNEPFLTSYNNSFVNTTFPALQNIQNALNEAGVGDSIKATVPLNADVYGSPENNPVPSAGRFRTDISDQMSQIVKFLNQNKAPFTVNIYPFLSLYANENFPVDYAFFDGVSNPIVDNGISYSNVFDANFDTLVSALKALGYGDMTIIVGEVGWPTDGDKNANINYALRFYRGLLPRLAGNKGTPLRPGYIEVYLFGLIDEDAKSIAPGNFERHWGIFRYDGQPKFPMDLSGQQSDKYLVGAQNVNYLPTKWCMLRPDANDLSKLADNINYACTFSDCTALGFGSSCNGLDANGNASYAFNMYFQVQNQRDLTCNFQGLAMVTDKNISQGNCNFTIQIATSSSSRLAQVSLAFLTAITLLLL